DNA sequence from the Pedobacter sp. W3I1 genome:
AACTCATCAAGTACCATCGTAATAATCAAACGGTCATTCTCTTCGAGCTTCGATATACATTTATAAAGTAGGGCAACCTGTTCATTTTTCTCTGAAAACTCTTCTACCTTATTTTCTATAATGTTATCTGTTAATTCATCTTTTGCCTGTCTTTTTTCTGATCTCAAATAGGTTAAACAGGTATTTACTGCAATTCTATAAATCCACGTAGAAATTAAAGATTTGTTCCTGAACTTATCCAGATTTTGCCAAACCTTTAAAAATGTTTCCTGTAAAAGATCATTTGCAGCGTCGGTATCGCCAGTATAACCATAACATAAATGGAATATCTTTTTGGAATTTGAATCGAAGATCTCTTTAAATAGCTTGTCTTTTTGTTCCATTTAGGGGTTTATAGTTGCGTTTTAGATGATGATGTACGTTTTTTGTTACAGCAGGAATCAAAAATAATATATTTTTTAATGTTATTGACTTAAAAGTTTTTAACCACAGATGCAAGCAGATAAACACGGATTTTCACATCTGTGTGCATCCTTTCTATCTGTGGTTAAATTATTTCTGCTTTGCAGAATGGCTTAACTCAATGACGTTAATATATTTTTTAATTCACCTGTTATCAAAATTTGTTACACGCCGTAAATATCGTAGTTTTACCAAATTAAGTTGCCACAAACTTTTTATATTCATGAAGAAAAACAAACTCACGCTTTTCATTTTTTTAGCGCTGATTGCGGGTATTGCATTGGGCTATATTTTAAATGTCAATTCAATCGATGTCTATAACCAGAAAATACTCACCGCCGATGCGAAAGTTAAAAGTATTGAGGTTAGCATTGCCAAAACGACCGATACCACCAGTATTGGTTATACACAGCTTAAGGCCGAAAGAAAAGTAAACGCTAAAATCAAAAAAGAAAACGAAGATATCAGGGAGAAAAAATTAGAATATTTTACCCTGTTGAGCGATATTTTTCTTCGCTTGATTAAGATGATTGTTGCGCCATTAGTATTTACAACCTTAGTGGTTGGTGTAGCCAAAGTAGGCGATATTAAAGCTGTAGGTAGAATTGGCGGTAAAACATTAGGCTGGTTTCTGGCTATGTCGTTAATGTCGCTGGTGTTGGGGATGATTTTGGTGAACTTATTTGAGCCTGGAAGACACATGAAATTATCATTGCCTGATCAATTGGTAAATACGGGTATCCAGAAAGCATCAATGAGCGTGAAAGATTTTATCGCACACGTTTTTCCGAAAAGTATTGCAGAATCGATGTCAACCAATGAAATTTTACAGATCGTTGTGTTCTCGCTATTCTTTGGGGTAGCCACAGCTGCTATTGGCGATTTAGGGCAGATTGTGATTAAAGCATTCGATGCTATTGCGCATGTAATCTTAAAAATGACCGGTTATGTAATGAATTTTGCACCATTGGCTGTTTTTGGGGCAATGACCGCCATTGTAGCCAAACAAGGTTTAAACGTACTTAATACCTATGCCATATTTATAGGCGAATTCTATCTGGGGTTAGCCATACTTTGGGCTGTATTAATTTTCTTAGGATTTTTAGTATTGAAGAAACGAATTTTCCGTTTGGTGAACGATATGAAAGAGCCTGCACTCCTGGCTTTCAGTACAGCAAGTAGCGAAGCGGCTTATCCAAAAACAATGATGCTGTTAGAACGTTTTGGCTGTAAAGATAAAATTGTAAGTTTCGTACTGCCATTGGGTTATTCGTTCAATTTAGATGGTTCGATGATGTACATGACCTTTGCTTCTTTATTTATAGCACAGGCTTATGGTATCCATTTAGGTTTTGAACAGCAAATTTCTATGCTTTTAATCCTCATGTTAACCAGTAAAGGAATTGCAGGTGTGCCAAGAGCCTCGTTGGTGGTAATTGCAGGTACGATAGCAAGTTTCAATATTCCTGAAGCAGGATTAGCTTTGTTAATTGGTATCGATCCTTTATTGGATATGGGCCGTTCTGCAACAAATGTGGTTGGAAATAGCATTGCAACAGCAGTAGTAAGTAAGTGGGAAGGGGAGCTTAAGGAGTCCGTAGTCTAAAGTCGGCAGTCTTGAGTCCTATTGTCTCGTTCAATAACTCAATCATTCAACAATTCTCTCATTCAATAATTAAATATTCATTCAATAATTCAATATCAAGTGTCAAGTAGAGGAAAAAAAATATTCTTAGCCATTACCATTATCGTTCCGATGATCATTTATTGTTATATCTACTATAAACCGATCATTCAGAATGCACCTTTCCGCAAGGATGATTTTGTGTCAATGCAGTATAGCTATGGCTTAAAAGATACATTGGAAAATACATATGATTCAAAGACTGGTGTTTACCAGTACGTAAATAATAAGGACTCAGTGGTTACCAAAAAGTTCTTTTTAAAGAGTAACGATGTGTTATACATGCATAGCAAGGCAAATGAAATCGGCCTTTGGAATTTTCCGGATACGATTGGGAAAAAAAGTGATAAATCCAGGTTGGTACCGCGTTATGATATCACTTTCAATTATAAAAAAAAATCAAAACACGTAACCATTTATGGCGACTTTGATGGTAATCCAAAATTACTGGATGCAGCTGTTCAAATGAGAAAAATTATTCAGGAAACCTTATTACAAGCTGAAAAAAGAAGCGGGAAGTAGATAGGGGAGTCGGGAGTCCGAAGCCAAATTGCTTGTAGTCAGTCTGGAGTTGGGCGTTTTGAGTTTGGAGTCGATTAATCGATCCGCCCGGTATGTCACTCTAAGAGGTAATTTATTGTGTAAAATCCATATTAATGACTGTTTTTTGCGAATGGTAGATTGTGAGGTATCGTCATCTCGACCGCAGTGGAGAGATCTTTTAGCATAGTTCAAAGATTTCTCCATTCCACTACGTTCCAGTCGAAATGACGTCCAATTTAATAAATCTGTCATTGATAGCGGAGTCGAAGGGTAATTAACCAGCCTGGAATTGGGCGTTTGGAGTCGGTTAACCGATTAACCATTCACCAATGAACTAATGGCTAATGACCAATGAACCAAATACTTTAATAAAGCGCTAAATGTTAGCGTTTTGTTAAAGTCTTTTTCTTTTAGCATGTTTTCGTATATTTACGATATATTCGTAATAATGGAAAAATTAACATTACAGGAAGAGGAAGCCATGCTGGCCGTTTGGCAGTTAGGTAAGGGCTTTATCAAAGATTTTATGGATGTAATCCCTGACCCCAAACCGCCTTATACCACATTGGCATCAACCATCAAGAATTTAGAGCGCAAAGGTTACCTGATCAGCGAACGTTTCGCGAATGCGAACCGCTATAGTGCAAAGGTTAAGGAAGTGGACTATAAAAAGCGTTTTATGAGTGGTTTTGTAAATAATTATTTCCAAAGCTCTTATAAAGAGCTGGTTGCTTTTTTTGCGAAGGATAAAAAAATCACTGCGGAGGAACTTAAAGAGATTATAAATTTAATTGAGAACCCTGAAAAGTAAATGCCATGCCACATTTCTTTATCATCTTACTGAAAATTAATCTGGTGCTGATCTTGTTTTCGGCAACCTACCACCTGGTATTGCGCCGGCTAACATTCTACTCCATCAACAGGATATTTCTGCTGTTTGGAATTGTCTTTTCTTCTGCCTACCCATTTATTAACCTCACGGAATTTTTTGCTGCTCAGAATGCCGTGCCTGCCTTCGTTCCGCAATTTAATCAACAGGTAAGTCAATTAGCGCAACAGAGCGCCGTTTCTATATTTTGGCAAGGGTTAACCCTGCTTTTTTATGTTGGCGTTGTATTAATGGCCATGAAGTTACTGGTGCAGTTTATTTCGCTTTATAGAATGCATAAAAATTCTTCACCCGATCATTTAGATGATTATAAGGTGAGGATTTTAAATGATGAAGTAAGCCCATTTAGCTTCTGGCAAACCATTTATATCAATCCGCATTTACATAAAAAACAAGATTTGGGTAATATCCTCGAGCATGAACGCGTGCATGTAGAAGAATGGCACACTTTAGATATTATACTGGCCGAAATCTGTGTGGTTTTTTACTGGTTTAATCCAGGCGTTTGGTTAATGAAAAAAGCGGTAAGGGAAAACATTGAATTTATTACTGACGCAAAAATTTTAAAGAAAGGTATTGATAAAAAGGCATATCAATACAGTTTGTTAGAGGTTGGAACGTTGCAACCATCGGTAGCTATTGTGAATAATTTTAATCTATCCGACCTTAAAAAGCGGATTAAAATGATGAATGCGAAAAGTTCTTCGAAAGTAAACTTAACCCGGTATTTATTTGTCCTGCCTGTATTGCTTTGTATCACACTCGCTTTTACCATTGATAAAAAGGAAGTAAGGAAAAGCTTAGCACCCTTAACTAAAATGATGAATGATGTTTTGCCAGATAAAATTGCTCAAGTTAATGTACAGCCAAAAACGATTTTAAAGGCTAAAGCAAAAAAGAGAATATTAATTGACACATTGAAATTGCCGGATACAACCACCAGAATGACCTTTATTTTTAAAAGCATTGTAGACGGGGCAGATTCTTCTCGAAAATCGATAGAAGAAACTTTAAAAGGTTTAGGTAAGCAAGTGAAGATCATGAGCTTTAAAACAGATGGTGATTTTAAGGGAAAAACCTTTGTGCAGCATTTTAATTTTGCTGATACCATAAATCCAGACCATAAAATGGTTGATATAAAAATTGTAGCTAAAAAAGATGCTGATTTCGAATCTTTGCCAATGCCCAGGAGAAACGGTGTTGCGATGTTTTATCTTTTAAAATCAACAGCCAAAATCTCAGATGTTAAAGATAGAAACCAGCATGTAACAGGCAATGGGACTATCGTTAACGAAACCACAACCTATTTTTTAAATGGTAATAAAATCTCAAAAGAGGAGCTTGATAAATTGAATGTGAATAAGATTTCTGATCTCAAAGTCGATAGAAATAACCAGGCGATTCAGATTAGTATGAAGCCATAATTCGTCATTTCGAGCGCAGCCGAGAAATCTTTTAAACTTGCTGCTTGAATAAAGTATAGATTGTGTTGCTAGAGATAAAAAAGCTGTGTTTATCCTCCTAAATCTTCGGGAAAATGGATAGCCGATTGTTTATTTTTCCCGCAGATCAAAAAGATTTGGCAGATTTAAGTTCAAAGATCTCTTCATCCAATAGCTATTTAATAAAGTACACGCATGTTGCTAGTGATGAAAATCTACATTTATCCTCTTAAATCTGCGGGAAAACGAATAGCCGATTGCTTGTTTTTCCCGCAGATCAAAAAGATTTTCACAGCGTTAAGTTCAAAGATCTCTCCATTCCGCTACATTCCAGTCGAGACGATGAAGCTATCTAAAAGTTAAAAGTCGCCTTTAACATAGCTACTCTTCCTGGTATGTAATATGTTCCGTTGGTGAGCGAGTTGGCCGAAAGATAAATCGCATCAAACCTTTTGATATTAGCCAGATTCGTTACGCCAAATTCTAAATCTGTTTTCATTTTTAAGAGTTTGTATTTGATGTTCATATCTGCAAAAAGATATTTCAGATTCGGCTGTGTAGATTGGTGCGTAAATAAATGTTCGGCTGATAAGTTTAAATACACATTTTTCAGGGTGGCAATAGCTAGTGTAGACTGCTGCCTGAGCTGCTGAAAATTTGTTTTTATACCATTGGCAATTTGAGCTTTATTATCGGTTACCGAGAAATTTGTGAGGTATGACCAATTGATGAAACTGGTGATTTTCGCTTCTATGCCAGCTTTGTAAGAAACGGTTTGAGCATTAAAGGCAAATCGTTCGTTATTTTGCAATTGATCGTATTTACGCTGCGAAAAATTTATGCCCACATTCACTGTACTTCTCAGGTCAAATAAGTATTTGCTTGCGTTTGTACTGAAAGAAAGTGTACGAATGTGGTTGCTTAGTGGCAATACAACCCTTTGCTGGGTGTTGTTGCTTAAACTGTACGAAGAAATGGTGTTCAGTTCGGCATCGCTGTAATTAGCCGTTAAATTGATGAATAACATCTGCATCGCTTTTCTAAAATTAAAGCTAGCCCCAACGTTATGGGTTTTCGATTCCGAAATTGGTGCATTGTTAGCAAAAAGTGATCGGTAATTTTTTAAAATTGTACCGCGGTAAACATCATCAATTCCACCAAGATCATTGCGGAAAGCATAATTTGCCGTTACATAATTCTCTGGACTGGTTTGATATTTTAAATTAAAAGAAGGATTTAGAAATAATTTGTGCAAGCTTTTATCCAGTTGGTTTAACTCGTCCCTATAATTAATTTGATTATAGCTTAAGGGTAAACTCAGTCCTGCTTTCAATTTATCGTTTGTAAATTCATAGGTCGCATCTGCATAGAGTTTAGTTTTAAACCAGTCCAGATCATTTACTGCATTATCTGAAACCAGTTCTGTTTGCTGGTTGTTTTGTGTACGGTAAAGCTCAGAGTTGAGCTGTTGTTGTTGTACATTAAAACCTGCCTTATAGGTTTGCACAAAATTGTTTTTTACAAAAGCAAAAGATGCATAATTGTTGGTGTACCAGGTGGGTATTTTAATGTATTGGCTTAAGCCAAGGTAGCTGTTTCCGTTGTTTAAGATATCGGCATTAAGTCCTGGTGTAATGTTTAATATTTCAGGCTGTGTTGTCCGGTTTAAATAGGAGTAGAGGTTGATCACGTCGTCCGACTTCAATTTTTTTCGGTAATTAAATTCGTTAGAAATATCAAGGGTCTCCTGACGCAATATCTGATTAGCCGCCACATAGTTAATTACAAAACCCGAAGAGGTTTTAAATGGGGCATAATCCAATACAAAATTATTGTTCAGGTAATATTTATCTGCATTTCCGTTCAGGTTAAATTGAGTGCGGAGTTTTTGCGGATTAATGGCATTGTGCTGCGATTCTGAATAACTGATGGTTTGGCCCGAAAGATAGGTCTCCGAAAATTTACTGTATTGTTGGTCGCGCTGATCGTATAAGTAAGAAAGGTTTGCCCTCAATTGTAGATCCTGATTAAACTTATATAAATTGTTTAAATTGATGAGTCCGGCTTTATTAAAAAGATACCTGCTTTGTGGTAACGACGGTACACCTGCTGCTCCTGTAGATAACAGCCCGGTTGGGTTTATCATTATCGAGCCGTTTTAGATAATCCGATAAATTATGCGAAGTAAGGTCGATACCCGGATCGTTACCAACATTATTGCCTTTAATATTATTGATGAACTTCAGCTTTTTATTAAAAAGCATAGCCGTTAGGTTTTCGTCAAAGCGGTTGGGCGTTCCGGCTCCAACCGTTGCATCGCCCATTACCTTCAGTTTAGCATCGTCTTTAATCACCAGGTTCAGCGCAACATCATCGCTCATGTTGTTTTTGCGCATCATTTTAATTGGCTGGTCATTCTGAATCACCTGTACTTTATCTACAGCGCTTTGTGGGATACTTTTAGTGCCGATGTTATACTTGTCGTCCAAAAGATTATCGCCATCTACATAGAGGTTAGAAATGGCTTTTCCGTTATAGCTGATCTTTCCATTTTCTGCCACTTCGATACCCGGCATTTTTTTGAGGACATCGCCAATGCTCCGGTCTTGTTTGTCGGCAAAATCAGATGGTCTATAATTTAAGGTATCGCCATTTGCCTTTAAAGATGGTCGGTTTTTTACCGTTACGGTTTCTAGTATTGTTTCACTGCTTTGCAAAACGAGGTTATAGCTTTTGTTTACATCCGTTATAGCGGTGCTCAGTTTTTTATAACCAATGCTCGATGCTTCAATTTTATAACCCATGACCTGATCATTTTTTAAAGGAATATTAAATTCTCCATTACGATTGGTTCTCGTGAAATTGATGATATTCCCTTCAGCATCTTTTAGGCTTACGTTTACTGATTCAATCGCTTTTCCATTGCTATCCTTAACCAAACCTTTGATTGGTTTTTGTGCCAAGGCTGAAAAAGCAGTAAGCAAGAACACCAGCATTATCGCGCATTTTCTCATTTTTTCTCCGGAATTTCGATCGGGTTGTTGATTTCAACTTTCGTTATGGCTGTGCTTCCGGCCGGGCGGGGAGCAGGATTAGCTTTAAATGAGCCTTGCATACCACTGGCTGCCATTTGGGCCTGCATAAATCCTTGTGGGTCTTTATCTCTCGCCGCTTTGAGCTTGTCTAATTCTTTTCTGGTCGTTTTGATGGCATCAGCTGGCAATTTAATTTCTGGTCCCAAGTAAGAGGTGCTTACATCTATTCCCACCATTTTTACTACCCCAACACCACCGTTTGGCGATGCAATTTTAATATCATCACCAGAATTTGCTTGATTGGCATCGTCTTTTACATTTTCCAGACCTGCAAACGTAAACTTTACTTCTTTTTTCTCATCATAGGCCTCTACAATCAAGCCTGGCAATCCATTTAACTTCCATGGACCGCTCTGGAAAGGTATTTCTGTAGCGAACCAGGCAATCCAGTTTCTACCTTTAAAGTTCGTGGTTGCTTTCTGGCAGGCTATTCCAGAAAAACTCATCGTGTCCTTTAAAATCTTCCAATCAATTTGCGGAGCGGTTTCTTCAACAAGGTAATTGTTAAAGAGACGTTCCTTGGTAATCATTTTATGTTCATTGGCAAAAAAGAAATAATCTTCTTGTGTTAATGGAACTTTCATTTCACTTTTCACCTCAATTTTGATATTCGAGTTGCCTGTTTGGTTTTTCATTTGCTCCTGAATCTGCTTTTGGGTATTTAACGCTTGGTTCAGTTTATCATAACTGGTATACACAGAAGCATTTTTTCCAGTTACCAGTAACATGTTCTCGGTTTTAGGTTTATCGCGCTGCGTAGTATCCTGGATATGCGTAAACGTATATCTTACTCTTGCTAAAGCCTTATCAGGGCTTTGGGCTTTTGCCGAAATGGTTAAGGCGGTTGCTAAACAGATGGTTAGGGTTAGTTTCATGAGATTTGTTTTTAAAGTTATCTATTTAATTTTCGTAAATCTACGAAATATTCGTAATTGGGAAAACGCTTTAACATTTTTTAACGAATGATTGGTTAGCAAATATTTAGTTTTATTTGGAAATGAGCGACTTGTGGTTCATGGAGGCCTTTAGTCCTGCCATTCGCTATAGCTCCGATAGAAAAATCGGAGGCTGCCGCTGCTGTCAGGTTTAGGAACAAGGGTTTCTGCGCCCTGCAACCTAACAAATGAAATACTGCTGTGGCCACCTAGCCCCGGTTGAAACGTTACCCTGCAGCAACGAGCTACGAGGAAGCGAAGCGTATAAGTGTAAAACGGGAAGAAACTTGATGTTTTGCACTCGTTCTGCGCTCCAATCATATTGTTCGCCGCACCAGACAACAGGGCAGGTTAAGCCCCGGAATTATCCAACCATGATTTTCGAGAAATGCAATTAAAATTATATTTAATGGCGGAGATATACAAACACGTAAATCCTTTTCGATATGTCATCCTGAGCGGAGTCGAAGGATCTGTCGCGAAGTTTGAATAGTACACAGCCAATTTTTTACTATTTGAAAATGAAGGTGTGGTGGTTCTTGGTAGGCTTCAGTCCCGCTTTCGCTTTACTCCGTTGCACTTCGTGTTCGCTCCAATCAGGTTTAGGAACAAGGGTTTCTGCGCCCTGCAACCTAACAAATGAAATACTGCTGTGGCCACCTAGCCCCGGTTGAAACGTTACCCTGTAGCAACGAGGTATGAGGAAGCGAAGCGTATAAGTGTAAAACGGGAAGAAAGTTGATTTTGTACTCGTTCTGCGCTCCAATTATATTGTTGCCGCACTAGACAACAGAGCAGGTTAAGCCCAGGAATTATCCAACCATGATTTTCGAGAAATGCAATTAAAATTATATTTAATGGCGGAGATATACAAACACGTAAATTCTTTTCGATATGTCATCCTGAGCGGAGTCGAAGGATCTGTCGCGAAGTTTGAATAGTATACGGACAATTTTTTACTATTTGAAAATGAAGGTGTGGTGGTTCTTGGCAGGCTTCAGTCCCGCTTTCGCTTTACTCCGTTGCACTTCGTATTCTCTCCAATCAGGTTTAGGAACACGGGTTTGTGCACCCTGCAACCTAACAAATGAAATACTGCTGTGGCCACCTAGCCCCGGTTGAAGTGTTACCCTGCAGCAACGAGGTACGAGGAAGCGAAGCGTATAGCGTAAAACGGGAAGAAAGTTGATGTTTTGTACAGGCCTTGGGCTCCAAGTAAAGATTGTTTGCTTATGGGTGATTTGGAAATGAGCGACTTGTGGTTCTTGGAGGCCTTTAGTCCTGCCATTCGCTATAGCTCCGATAGAAAAATCGGAGGCTGCCGCTGCTGTCAGGTTTAGGAACACGGGTTTGTGCGCCTTGCAACCTAACAAATGAAATACTGCTGTGGCCACCTAGCCCCGGTTGAAACGTTACCCTGTAGCAACGAGGTATGAGTAAGCGAAGTGTATAAGTGTAAAACGGGAAGAAACTTGATGTTTTGCACTCCAATTATATTATTCGCCACACTAGACAACAGGGTAGGTTAAGCCCTGGAATTATCAAACCATGATTTTCGAAAAATGCAATTAAAATATTCGTCAAATCGATCTTGAAATCCTTAAATCCTCCGAATCCTGATCCTGTATGATTTTAGTGAAAAATATTTTCGATATGTGTTTGTGTGTTAATTGAATTTGTTCTATATTTGCACCTCGTTAAATAAAAATTAAAAAACTAATATTTAAACAATGTACGCAATAGTAAATATAGCAGGGCAGCAATTTAAAGTTGCTAAAGACCAGCACCTTTTTGTACACAGATTACAAGGAGATGAGGGCGCTAGTATTGAATTTGATAATGTATTGTTGGTTGACAACGGTGGTGCAATTACTGTAGGTGCTCCTGCAGTTAAAGGTGCTAAAGTTTCAGCTAAGATCGTATCTCATTTAAAAGGTGATAAAGTAATTATTTTCCACAAAAAACGTAGAAAAGGTTACAAAAAGAAAAATGGTCACCGCCAGTTTTTCACTAAGATTCAGATCTCTGACATCACTCTATAATTAATTGTTAACCCAATAATTCGCTTTTTAGCGAGTTACAAAATATAAAATCATGGCACACAAAAAAGGAGCCGGTAGTTCGAAAAACGGACGTGAATCGCATAGTAAGCGTTTAGGTATTAAAATTTTCGGTGGGCAATTAGCTATCGCTGGAAACATTTTAGTACGTCAACGTGGAACAAAACACCACCCTGATAAAGGTGTTGGTATTGGTAGAGACCACACTTTATTTGCTTTAGTTGATGGTACTGTAATTTTCAGAAAGAAACAAGATAACAAATCTTATGTTTCTATCCTTCCTATCACTGAAGCTGAAATCGAAGCAGCAGTAGCGAAAGCACCAGTTGCTAAAAAAGAGGTTGCAAAGAAAGAAGTTGTAGCTGAAGAAGCTGCTCCTGCAAAAAAAGCTCCAGCTAAAAAAGCAGTTAAAAAAGACGAAACTACTGAAGAAGCTGCACCTGCAGAATAATTAGTAACGAACTTATAATGAAAAGTCCTGATGAAAATCGGGACTTTTTTGTTTTATATGGTTCAGTAGTTCATTAGTCATTCGTTCATTGGTTTGATAGTCTATGGGTTAACTGGTTAATTGTTTAAACTGGTTAATTGTTCCAAACATCAAGTTCGTCATTGCGAAACCGATCCTTCATCGGTGAAGCAATCTTACAACGATCGCTAGATCTTAATTTTCTTAACGATTTTAGAATCGACTCTGGCCTCAGACTTAGGACTAAAAAACTGTTAATCGGCTCCAAACTCCCAACTCAAAACTATCTATTAGCCCTTCGACTCCGCTCAGGGTGACCTATCGAGGTGGAAATTGGTTACTTGCTCCAAACTCCAAACTCCCAACTCCAACCTCAACTAATGTTAAAGCCTGTTAAATAACAAAATTTAACAATTCATCGCGATACATTCGTATATCATTATTTAATTATTTGCGATGAATTTTAAAATACTCAGTTTATCTGTTTTTTCTATTATGTTAGGTGGCCTTTCGCTTAAGGCACAGGATGTAGAAGAGAATATCCGCATGGTAAAACCCTTTAAGGCCGATGGCATATCGAACGAATGGAGCGAACCGCTTAACC
Encoded proteins:
- a CDS encoding RNA polymerase sigma factor; amino-acid sequence: MEQKDKLFKEIFDSNSKKIFHLCYGYTGDTDAANDLLQETFLKVWQNLDKFRNKSLISTWIYRIAVNTCLTYLRSEKRQAKDELTDNIIENKVEEFSEKNEQVALLYKCISKLEENDRLIITMVLDELPYHEIADISGISEGNLRVKIHRIKQKLTELYSQYASV
- a CDS encoding dicarboxylate/amino acid:cation symporter, whose translation is MKKNKLTLFIFLALIAGIALGYILNVNSIDVYNQKILTADAKVKSIEVSIAKTTDTTSIGYTQLKAERKVNAKIKKENEDIREKKLEYFTLLSDIFLRLIKMIVAPLVFTTLVVGVAKVGDIKAVGRIGGKTLGWFLAMSLMSLVLGMILVNLFEPGRHMKLSLPDQLVNTGIQKASMSVKDFIAHVFPKSIAESMSTNEILQIVVFSLFFGVATAAIGDLGQIVIKAFDAIAHVILKMTGYVMNFAPLAVFGAMTAIVAKQGLNVLNTYAIFIGEFYLGLAILWAVLIFLGFLVLKKRIFRLVNDMKEPALLAFSTASSEAAYPKTMMLLERFGCKDKIVSFVLPLGYSFNLDGSMMYMTFASLFIAQAYGIHLGFEQQISMLLILMLTSKGIAGVPRASLVVIAGTIASFNIPEAGLALLIGIDPLLDMGRSATNVVGNSIATAVVSKWEGELKESVV
- a CDS encoding BlaI/MecI/CopY family transcriptional regulator, with protein sequence MEKLTLQEEEAMLAVWQLGKGFIKDFMDVIPDPKPPYTTLASTIKNLERKGYLISERFANANRYSAKVKEVDYKKRFMSGFVNNYFQSSYKELVAFFAKDKKITAEELKEIINLIENPEK
- a CDS encoding M56 family metallopeptidase, coding for MPHFFIILLKINLVLILFSATYHLVLRRLTFYSINRIFLLFGIVFSSAYPFINLTEFFAAQNAVPAFVPQFNQQVSQLAQQSAVSIFWQGLTLLFYVGVVLMAMKLLVQFISLYRMHKNSSPDHLDDYKVRILNDEVSPFSFWQTIYINPHLHKKQDLGNILEHERVHVEEWHTLDIILAEICVVFYWFNPGVWLMKKAVRENIEFITDAKILKKGIDKKAYQYSLLEVGTLQPSVAIVNNFNLSDLKKRIKMMNAKSSSKVNLTRYLFVLPVLLCITLAFTIDKKEVRKSLAPLTKMMNDVLPDKIAQVNVQPKTILKAKAKKRILIDTLKLPDTTTRMTFIFKSIVDGADSSRKSIEETLKGLGKQVKIMSFKTDGDFKGKTFVQHFNFADTINPDHKMVDIKIVAKKDADFESLPMPRRNGVAMFYLLKSTAKISDVKDRNQHVTGNGTIVNETTTYFLNGNKISKEELDKLNVNKISDLKVDRNNQAIQISMKP
- a CDS encoding carboxypeptidase-like regulatory domain-containing protein, which translates into the protein MRKCAIMLVFLLTAFSALAQKPIKGLVKDSNGKAIESVNVSLKDAEGNIINFTRTNRNGEFNIPLKNDQVMGYKIEASSIGYKKLSTAITDVNKSYNLVLQSSETILETVTVKNRPSLKANGDTLNYRPSDFADKQDRSIGDVLKKMPGIEVAENGKISYNGKAISNLYVDGDNLLDDKYNIGTKSIPQSAVDKVQVIQNDQPIKMMRKNNMSDDVALNLVIKDDAKLKVMGDATVGAGTPNRFDENLTAMLFNKKLKFINNIKGNNVGNDPGIDLTSHNLSDYLKRLDNDKPNRAVIYRSSRCTVVTTKQVSF
- a CDS encoding GLPGLI family protein encodes the protein MKLTLTICLATALTISAKAQSPDKALARVRYTFTHIQDTTQRDKPKTENMLLVTGKNASVYTSYDKLNQALNTQKQIQEQMKNQTGNSNIKIEVKSEMKVPLTQEDYFFFANEHKMITKERLFNNYLVEETAPQIDWKILKDTMSFSGIACQKATTNFKGRNWIAWFATEIPFQSGPWKLNGLPGLIVEAYDEKKEVKFTFAGLENVKDDANQANSGDDIKIASPNGGVGVVKMVGIDVSTSYLGPEIKLPADAIKTTRKELDKLKAARDKDPQGFMQAQMAASGMQGSFKANPAPRPAGSTAITKVEINNPIEIPEKK
- the rplU gene encoding 50S ribosomal protein L21, with the translated sequence MYAIVNIAGQQFKVAKDQHLFVHRLQGDEGASIEFDNVLLVDNGGAITVGAPAVKGAKVSAKIVSHLKGDKVIIFHKKRRKGYKKKNGHRQFFTKIQISDITL
- the rpmA gene encoding 50S ribosomal protein L27, with product MAHKKGAGSSKNGRESHSKRLGIKIFGGQLAIAGNILVRQRGTKHHPDKGVGIGRDHTLFALVDGTVIFRKKQDNKSYVSILPITEAEIEAAVAKAPVAKKEVAKKEVVAEEAAPAKKAPAKKAVKKDETTEEAAPAE